The following proteins are co-located in the Hevea brasiliensis isolate MT/VB/25A 57/8 chromosome 11, ASM3005281v1, whole genome shotgun sequence genome:
- the LOC131168714 gene encoding negative regulator of systemic acquired resistance SNI1 isoform X4: MEDSINGRRCGSARGGIEENVLAILDATDSKDTQDANDDRIAFIEAVRAASIDRDDGAPPTNKMYEAVFQIMRVGKSLELIMESFRLLNELDERFPRVYLSNTGASGSSELVVVEEAWSPFVFNLDITYGEKESAGKSSGGTFDSSVFHLLIQDLVEIVNEKGLQTLEIRSLGKMLLFHYLINVLEGDFVPRNKAYKETMNWMLLRESLLCMLLSSRRVNYKSLMKDCLSIMCGLCQFSSELSDPKPSDSSVANPSQNVNPAIAIAIPEVRSSTCTAIQKLLTIIMELDVSRKKADAQGCTTRVDGVRTPLVEIILDELTYDRDMLSQFFEIFNEPKWKLEIILQFFSKYVAKPSVRTRRSNGPTEDDGTFTGVLKGFSNITSTKNITKKISIDVVQILLAHAFQAYLSIQPSQQEAEGIFDFDKVRSDSLVEICENVISAFSNLKRINDKEILPFGKEAIFTAANILSIKS, translated from the exons ATGGAAGACTCTATCAACGGTAGAAGATGCGGCAGTGCCAGGGGAGGCATCGAAGAGAACGTTTTAGCTATCCTCGACGCCACCGATTCCAAAGACACTCAAGACGCCAACGACGACA GGATTGCTTTTATAGAAGCTGTTCGCGCTGCTTCTATTGATCGGGATGATGGAGCTCCTCCAACcaa CAAAATGTACGAGGCCGTTTTCCAAATTATGAGGGTAGGGAAGTCTCTGGAATTGATTATGGAAAGTTTTCGGCTTTTGAATGAGCTAGATGAG CGTTTCCCACGAGTTTATTTATCAAATACAGGCGCATCAGGGTCATCTGAGCTAGTGGTGGTTGAAGAG GCTTGGTCGCCATTTGTTTTTAATTTGGATATTACTTATGGCGAAAAAGAATCTGCTGGAAAAAGCTCTGGTGGAACATTTGACTCATCG gttttccatctgtTAATACAGGATCTTGTTGAAATTGTCAATGAAAAAGGCCTTCAAACATTGGAAATAAGG TCCCTGGGGAAGATGTTGCTGTTTCATTATCTTATCAATGTCCTTGAAGGAGATTTTGTACCACGTAACAAAGCTTATAAAG AAACCATGAATTGGATGCTTCTAAGAGAGTCCTTGCTCTGCATGCTTCTG AGTTCAAGAAGAGTAAACTACAAATCTCTAATGAAGGATTGCTTGTCCATTATGTGTGGACTTTGTCAATTTTCTTCTGAATTGAGTGATCCGAAACCTTCTGATAGTTCTGTGGCAAATCCATCTCAAAATGTTAATCCTGCTATAGCAATTGCTATACCTGAAGTGAGAAGCAGCACTTGTACTGCTATTCAGAAGCTTCTGACAATT ATTATGGAGCTTGATGTGTCGAGAAAGAAAGCAGATGCCCAAGGTTGTACCACCAGAGTTGATGGTGTGAG AACCCCTCTGGTTGAGATAATTCTAGATGAGTTGACTTATGATAGAGATATGCTTTCCCAATTTTTTGAG ATTTTTAATGAACCAAAATGGAAGTTGGAAATCATTTTGCAGTTTTTTTCAAAATACGTTGCTAAG CCTTCTGTTCGCACTCGGAGGTCTAATGGTCCAACAGAAGATGATGGGACTTTCACTGGGGTTTTGAAGGGCTTTTCAAACATCACTAGCACCAAGAACATTACTAAAAAGATCAGTATAGATGTAGTTCAGATACTTTTGGCACATGCTTTTCAG GCTTATTTGTCAATACAACCATCTCAACAAGAAGCTGAAGGCATCTTTGATTTTGATAAAGTGAGAAGCGACTCTCTTGTGGAAATATGTGAGAACGTAATCTCTGCGTTTAGTAATTTGAAAAGAATAAATGA CAAGGAGATTTTGCCTTTTGGAAAAGAAGCAATATTTACAGCAGCAAATATCCTCTCAATAAAGTCATAG
- the LOC131168714 gene encoding negative regulator of systemic acquired resistance SNI1 isoform X3 produces the protein MEDSINGRRCGSARGGIEENVLAILDATDSKDTQDANDDRIAFIEAVRAASIDRDDGAPPTNKMYEAVFQIMRVGKSLELIMESFRLLNELDERFPRVYLSNTGASGSSELVVVEEAWSPFVFNLDITYGEKESAGKSSGGTFDSSVFHLLIQDLVEIVNEKGLQTLEIRSLGKMLLFHYLINVLEGDFVPRNKAYKETMNWMLLRESLLCMLLSSRRVNYKSLMKDCLSIMCGLCQFSSELSDPKPSDSSVANPSQNVNPAIAIAIPEVRSSTCTAIQKLLTIIMELDVSRKKADAQGCTTRVDGVRTPLVEIILDELTYDRDMLSQFFEIFNEPKWKLEIILQFFSKYVAKPSVRTRRSNGPTEDDGTFTGVLKGFSNITSTKNITKKISIDVVQILLAHAFQAYLSIQPSQQEAEGIFDFDKVRSDSLVEICENVISAFSNLKRINDSKEILPFGKEAIFTAANILSIKS, from the exons ATGGAAGACTCTATCAACGGTAGAAGATGCGGCAGTGCCAGGGGAGGCATCGAAGAGAACGTTTTAGCTATCCTCGACGCCACCGATTCCAAAGACACTCAAGACGCCAACGACGACA GGATTGCTTTTATAGAAGCTGTTCGCGCTGCTTCTATTGATCGGGATGATGGAGCTCCTCCAACcaa CAAAATGTACGAGGCCGTTTTCCAAATTATGAGGGTAGGGAAGTCTCTGGAATTGATTATGGAAAGTTTTCGGCTTTTGAATGAGCTAGATGAG CGTTTCCCACGAGTTTATTTATCAAATACAGGCGCATCAGGGTCATCTGAGCTAGTGGTGGTTGAAGAG GCTTGGTCGCCATTTGTTTTTAATTTGGATATTACTTATGGCGAAAAAGAATCTGCTGGAAAAAGCTCTGGTGGAACATTTGACTCATCG gttttccatctgtTAATACAGGATCTTGTTGAAATTGTCAATGAAAAAGGCCTTCAAACATTGGAAATAAGG TCCCTGGGGAAGATGTTGCTGTTTCATTATCTTATCAATGTCCTTGAAGGAGATTTTGTACCACGTAACAAAGCTTATAAAG AAACCATGAATTGGATGCTTCTAAGAGAGTCCTTGCTCTGCATGCTTCTG AGTTCAAGAAGAGTAAACTACAAATCTCTAATGAAGGATTGCTTGTCCATTATGTGTGGACTTTGTCAATTTTCTTCTGAATTGAGTGATCCGAAACCTTCTGATAGTTCTGTGGCAAATCCATCTCAAAATGTTAATCCTGCTATAGCAATTGCTATACCTGAAGTGAGAAGCAGCACTTGTACTGCTATTCAGAAGCTTCTGACAATT ATTATGGAGCTTGATGTGTCGAGAAAGAAAGCAGATGCCCAAGGTTGTACCACCAGAGTTGATGGTGTGAG AACCCCTCTGGTTGAGATAATTCTAGATGAGTTGACTTATGATAGAGATATGCTTTCCCAATTTTTTGAG ATTTTTAATGAACCAAAATGGAAGTTGGAAATCATTTTGCAGTTTTTTTCAAAATACGTTGCTAAG CCTTCTGTTCGCACTCGGAGGTCTAATGGTCCAACAGAAGATGATGGGACTTTCACTGGGGTTTTGAAGGGCTTTTCAAACATCACTAGCACCAAGAACATTACTAAAAAGATCAGTATAGATGTAGTTCAGATACTTTTGGCACATGCTTTTCAG GCTTATTTGTCAATACAACCATCTCAACAAGAAGCTGAAGGCATCTTTGATTTTGATAAAGTGAGAAGCGACTCTCTTGTGGAAATATGTGAGAACGTAATCTCTGCGTTTAGTAATTTGAAAAGAATAAATGA CAGCAAGGAGATTTTGCCTTTTGGAAAAGAAGCAATATTTACAGCAGCAAATATCCTCTCAATAAAGTCATAG
- the LOC131168714 gene encoding negative regulator of systemic acquired resistance SNI1 isoform X9, with protein MEDSINGRRCGSARGGIEENVLAILDATDSKDTQDANDDRIAFIEAVRAASIDRDDGAPPTNKMYEAVFQIMRVGKSLELIMESFRLLNELDERFPRVYLSNTGASGSSELVVVEEAWSPFVFNLDITYGEKESAGKSSGGTFDSSVFHLLIQDLVEIVNEKGLQTLEIRSLGKMLLFHYLINVLEGDFVPRNKAYKETMNWMLLRESLLCMLLSSRRVNYKSLMKDCLSIMCGLCQFSSELSDPKPSDSSVANPSQNVNPAIAIAIPEVRSSTCTAIQKLLTIIMELDVSRKKADAQGCTTRVDGVRTPLVEIILDELTYDRDMLSQFFEIFNEPKWKLEIILQFFSKYVAKPSVRTRRSNGPTEDDGTFTGVLKGFSNITSTKNITKKISIDVVQILLAHAFQQGDFAFWKRSNIYSSKYPLNKVIGARFWMMQARLLVSFYPFLPRP; from the exons ATGGAAGACTCTATCAACGGTAGAAGATGCGGCAGTGCCAGGGGAGGCATCGAAGAGAACGTTTTAGCTATCCTCGACGCCACCGATTCCAAAGACACTCAAGACGCCAACGACGACA GGATTGCTTTTATAGAAGCTGTTCGCGCTGCTTCTATTGATCGGGATGATGGAGCTCCTCCAACcaa CAAAATGTACGAGGCCGTTTTCCAAATTATGAGGGTAGGGAAGTCTCTGGAATTGATTATGGAAAGTTTTCGGCTTTTGAATGAGCTAGATGAG CGTTTCCCACGAGTTTATTTATCAAATACAGGCGCATCAGGGTCATCTGAGCTAGTGGTGGTTGAAGAG GCTTGGTCGCCATTTGTTTTTAATTTGGATATTACTTATGGCGAAAAAGAATCTGCTGGAAAAAGCTCTGGTGGAACATTTGACTCATCG gttttccatctgtTAATACAGGATCTTGTTGAAATTGTCAATGAAAAAGGCCTTCAAACATTGGAAATAAGG TCCCTGGGGAAGATGTTGCTGTTTCATTATCTTATCAATGTCCTTGAAGGAGATTTTGTACCACGTAACAAAGCTTATAAAG AAACCATGAATTGGATGCTTCTAAGAGAGTCCTTGCTCTGCATGCTTCTG AGTTCAAGAAGAGTAAACTACAAATCTCTAATGAAGGATTGCTTGTCCATTATGTGTGGACTTTGTCAATTTTCTTCTGAATTGAGTGATCCGAAACCTTCTGATAGTTCTGTGGCAAATCCATCTCAAAATGTTAATCCTGCTATAGCAATTGCTATACCTGAAGTGAGAAGCAGCACTTGTACTGCTATTCAGAAGCTTCTGACAATT ATTATGGAGCTTGATGTGTCGAGAAAGAAAGCAGATGCCCAAGGTTGTACCACCAGAGTTGATGGTGTGAG AACCCCTCTGGTTGAGATAATTCTAGATGAGTTGACTTATGATAGAGATATGCTTTCCCAATTTTTTGAG ATTTTTAATGAACCAAAATGGAAGTTGGAAATCATTTTGCAGTTTTTTTCAAAATACGTTGCTAAG CCTTCTGTTCGCACTCGGAGGTCTAATGGTCCAACAGAAGATGATGGGACTTTCACTGGGGTTTTGAAGGGCTTTTCAAACATCACTAGCACCAAGAACATTACTAAAAAGATCAGTATAGATGTAGTTCAGATACTTTTGGCACATGCTTTTCAG CAAGGAGATTTTGCCTTTTGGAAAAGAAGCAATATTTACAGCAGCAAATATCCTCTCAATAAAGTCATAGGAGCTCGTTTCTGGATGATGCAG GCAAGATTGCTGGTTTCTTTCTATCCTTTTTTGCCTAGGCCTTGA
- the LOC131168714 gene encoding negative regulator of systemic acquired resistance SNI1 isoform X2: MEDSINGRRCGSARGGIEENVLAILDATDSKDTQDANDDRIAFIEAVRAASIDRDDGAPPTNKMYEAVFQIMRVGKSLELIMESFRLLNELDERFPRVYLSNTGASGSSELVVVEEAWSPFVFNLDITYGEKESAGKSSGGTFDSSVFHLLIQDLVEIVNEKGLQTLEIRSLGKMLLFHYLINVLEGDFVPRNKAYKETMNWMLLRESLLCMLLSSRRVNYKSLMKDCLSIMCGLCQFSSELSDPKPSDSSVANPSQNVNPAIAIAIPEVRSSTCTAIQKLLTIIMELDVSRKKADAQGCTTRVDGVRTPLVEIILDELTYDRDMLSQFFEIFNEPKWKLEIILQFFSKYVAKPSVRTRRSNGPTEDDGTFTGVLKGFSNITSTKNITKKISIDVVQILLAHAFQQGDFAFWKRSNIYSSKYPLNKVIGARFWMMQPNGKYLRRLVLHFARRPYHCNRWSLFMQARLLVSFYPFLPRP; this comes from the exons ATGGAAGACTCTATCAACGGTAGAAGATGCGGCAGTGCCAGGGGAGGCATCGAAGAGAACGTTTTAGCTATCCTCGACGCCACCGATTCCAAAGACACTCAAGACGCCAACGACGACA GGATTGCTTTTATAGAAGCTGTTCGCGCTGCTTCTATTGATCGGGATGATGGAGCTCCTCCAACcaa CAAAATGTACGAGGCCGTTTTCCAAATTATGAGGGTAGGGAAGTCTCTGGAATTGATTATGGAAAGTTTTCGGCTTTTGAATGAGCTAGATGAG CGTTTCCCACGAGTTTATTTATCAAATACAGGCGCATCAGGGTCATCTGAGCTAGTGGTGGTTGAAGAG GCTTGGTCGCCATTTGTTTTTAATTTGGATATTACTTATGGCGAAAAAGAATCTGCTGGAAAAAGCTCTGGTGGAACATTTGACTCATCG gttttccatctgtTAATACAGGATCTTGTTGAAATTGTCAATGAAAAAGGCCTTCAAACATTGGAAATAAGG TCCCTGGGGAAGATGTTGCTGTTTCATTATCTTATCAATGTCCTTGAAGGAGATTTTGTACCACGTAACAAAGCTTATAAAG AAACCATGAATTGGATGCTTCTAAGAGAGTCCTTGCTCTGCATGCTTCTG AGTTCAAGAAGAGTAAACTACAAATCTCTAATGAAGGATTGCTTGTCCATTATGTGTGGACTTTGTCAATTTTCTTCTGAATTGAGTGATCCGAAACCTTCTGATAGTTCTGTGGCAAATCCATCTCAAAATGTTAATCCTGCTATAGCAATTGCTATACCTGAAGTGAGAAGCAGCACTTGTACTGCTATTCAGAAGCTTCTGACAATT ATTATGGAGCTTGATGTGTCGAGAAAGAAAGCAGATGCCCAAGGTTGTACCACCAGAGTTGATGGTGTGAG AACCCCTCTGGTTGAGATAATTCTAGATGAGTTGACTTATGATAGAGATATGCTTTCCCAATTTTTTGAG ATTTTTAATGAACCAAAATGGAAGTTGGAAATCATTTTGCAGTTTTTTTCAAAATACGTTGCTAAG CCTTCTGTTCGCACTCGGAGGTCTAATGGTCCAACAGAAGATGATGGGACTTTCACTGGGGTTTTGAAGGGCTTTTCAAACATCACTAGCACCAAGAACATTACTAAAAAGATCAGTATAGATGTAGTTCAGATACTTTTGGCACATGCTTTTCAG CAAGGAGATTTTGCCTTTTGGAAAAGAAGCAATATTTACAGCAGCAAATATCCTCTCAATAAAGTCATAGGAGCTCGTTTCTGGATGATGCAG CCAAATGGCAAATACTTGAGACGTCTTGTATTGCATTTTGCACGGAGGCCATACCATTGTAACCGATGGTCATTGTTTATGCAGGCAAGATTGCTGGTTTCTTTCTATCCTTTTTTGCCTAGGCCTTGA
- the LOC131168714 gene encoding negative regulator of systemic acquired resistance SNI1 isoform X5, protein MEDSINGRRCGSARGGIEENVLAILDATDSKDTQDANDDRIAFIEAVRAASIDRDDGAPPTNKMYEAVFQIMRVGKSLELIMESFRLLNELDERFPRVYLSNTGASGSSELVVVEEAWSPFVFNLDITYGEKESAGKSSGGTFDSSVFHLLIQDLVEIVNEKGLQTLEIRSLGKMLLFHYLINVLEGDFVPRNKAYKETMNWMLLRESLLCMLLSSRRVNYKSLMKDCLSIMCGLCQFSSELSDPKPSDSSVANPSQNVNPAIAIAIPEVRSSTCTAIQKLLTIIMELDVSRKKADAQGCTTRVDGVRTPLVEIILDELTYDRDMLSQFFEPSVRTRRSNGPTEDDGTFTGVLKGFSNITSTKNITKKISIDVVQILLAHAFQQQGDFAFWKRSNIYSSKYPLNKVIGARFWMMQPNGKYLRRLVLHFARRPYHCNRWSLFMQARLLVSFYPFLPRP, encoded by the exons ATGGAAGACTCTATCAACGGTAGAAGATGCGGCAGTGCCAGGGGAGGCATCGAAGAGAACGTTTTAGCTATCCTCGACGCCACCGATTCCAAAGACACTCAAGACGCCAACGACGACA GGATTGCTTTTATAGAAGCTGTTCGCGCTGCTTCTATTGATCGGGATGATGGAGCTCCTCCAACcaa CAAAATGTACGAGGCCGTTTTCCAAATTATGAGGGTAGGGAAGTCTCTGGAATTGATTATGGAAAGTTTTCGGCTTTTGAATGAGCTAGATGAG CGTTTCCCACGAGTTTATTTATCAAATACAGGCGCATCAGGGTCATCTGAGCTAGTGGTGGTTGAAGAG GCTTGGTCGCCATTTGTTTTTAATTTGGATATTACTTATGGCGAAAAAGAATCTGCTGGAAAAAGCTCTGGTGGAACATTTGACTCATCG gttttccatctgtTAATACAGGATCTTGTTGAAATTGTCAATGAAAAAGGCCTTCAAACATTGGAAATAAGG TCCCTGGGGAAGATGTTGCTGTTTCATTATCTTATCAATGTCCTTGAAGGAGATTTTGTACCACGTAACAAAGCTTATAAAG AAACCATGAATTGGATGCTTCTAAGAGAGTCCTTGCTCTGCATGCTTCTG AGTTCAAGAAGAGTAAACTACAAATCTCTAATGAAGGATTGCTTGTCCATTATGTGTGGACTTTGTCAATTTTCTTCTGAATTGAGTGATCCGAAACCTTCTGATAGTTCTGTGGCAAATCCATCTCAAAATGTTAATCCTGCTATAGCAATTGCTATACCTGAAGTGAGAAGCAGCACTTGTACTGCTATTCAGAAGCTTCTGACAATT ATTATGGAGCTTGATGTGTCGAGAAAGAAAGCAGATGCCCAAGGTTGTACCACCAGAGTTGATGGTGTGAG AACCCCTCTGGTTGAGATAATTCTAGATGAGTTGACTTATGATAGAGATATGCTTTCCCAATTTTTTGAG CCTTCTGTTCGCACTCGGAGGTCTAATGGTCCAACAGAAGATGATGGGACTTTCACTGGGGTTTTGAAGGGCTTTTCAAACATCACTAGCACCAAGAACATTACTAAAAAGATCAGTATAGATGTAGTTCAGATACTTTTGGCACATGCTTTTCAG CAGCAAGGAGATTTTGCCTTTTGGAAAAGAAGCAATATTTACAGCAGCAAATATCCTCTCAATAAAGTCATAGGAGCTCGTTTCTGGATGATGCAG CCAAATGGCAAATACTTGAGACGTCTTGTATTGCATTTTGCACGGAGGCCATACCATTGTAACCGATGGTCATTGTTTATGCAGGCAAGATTGCTGGTTTCTTTCTATCCTTTTTTGCCTAGGCCTTGA
- the LOC131168714 gene encoding negative regulator of systemic acquired resistance SNI1 isoform X8 yields the protein MEDSINGRRCGSARGGIEENVLAILDATDSKDTQDANDDRIAFIEAVRAASIDRDDGAPPTNKMYEAVFQIMRVGKSLELIMESFRLLNELDERFPRVYLSNTGASGSSELVVVEEAWSPFVFNLDITYGEKESAGKSSGGTFDSSVFHLLIQDLVEIVNEKGLQTLEIRSLGKMLLFHYLINVLEGDFVPRNKAYKETMNWMLLRESLLCMLLSSRRVNYKSLMKDCLSIMCGLCQFSSELSDPKPSDSSVANPSQNVNPAIAIAIPEVRSSTCTAIQKLLTIIMELDVSRKKADAQGCTTRVDGVRTPLVEIILDELTYDRDMLSQFFEIFNEPKWKLEIILQFFSKYVAKPSVRTRRSNGPTEDDGTFTGVLKGFSNITSTKNITKKISIDVVQILLAHAFQQQGDFAFWKRSNIYSSKYPLNKVIGARFWMMQARLLVSFYPFLPRP from the exons ATGGAAGACTCTATCAACGGTAGAAGATGCGGCAGTGCCAGGGGAGGCATCGAAGAGAACGTTTTAGCTATCCTCGACGCCACCGATTCCAAAGACACTCAAGACGCCAACGACGACA GGATTGCTTTTATAGAAGCTGTTCGCGCTGCTTCTATTGATCGGGATGATGGAGCTCCTCCAACcaa CAAAATGTACGAGGCCGTTTTCCAAATTATGAGGGTAGGGAAGTCTCTGGAATTGATTATGGAAAGTTTTCGGCTTTTGAATGAGCTAGATGAG CGTTTCCCACGAGTTTATTTATCAAATACAGGCGCATCAGGGTCATCTGAGCTAGTGGTGGTTGAAGAG GCTTGGTCGCCATTTGTTTTTAATTTGGATATTACTTATGGCGAAAAAGAATCTGCTGGAAAAAGCTCTGGTGGAACATTTGACTCATCG gttttccatctgtTAATACAGGATCTTGTTGAAATTGTCAATGAAAAAGGCCTTCAAACATTGGAAATAAGG TCCCTGGGGAAGATGTTGCTGTTTCATTATCTTATCAATGTCCTTGAAGGAGATTTTGTACCACGTAACAAAGCTTATAAAG AAACCATGAATTGGATGCTTCTAAGAGAGTCCTTGCTCTGCATGCTTCTG AGTTCAAGAAGAGTAAACTACAAATCTCTAATGAAGGATTGCTTGTCCATTATGTGTGGACTTTGTCAATTTTCTTCTGAATTGAGTGATCCGAAACCTTCTGATAGTTCTGTGGCAAATCCATCTCAAAATGTTAATCCTGCTATAGCAATTGCTATACCTGAAGTGAGAAGCAGCACTTGTACTGCTATTCAGAAGCTTCTGACAATT ATTATGGAGCTTGATGTGTCGAGAAAGAAAGCAGATGCCCAAGGTTGTACCACCAGAGTTGATGGTGTGAG AACCCCTCTGGTTGAGATAATTCTAGATGAGTTGACTTATGATAGAGATATGCTTTCCCAATTTTTTGAG ATTTTTAATGAACCAAAATGGAAGTTGGAAATCATTTTGCAGTTTTTTTCAAAATACGTTGCTAAG CCTTCTGTTCGCACTCGGAGGTCTAATGGTCCAACAGAAGATGATGGGACTTTCACTGGGGTTTTGAAGGGCTTTTCAAACATCACTAGCACCAAGAACATTACTAAAAAGATCAGTATAGATGTAGTTCAGATACTTTTGGCACATGCTTTTCAG CAGCAAGGAGATTTTGCCTTTTGGAAAAGAAGCAATATTTACAGCAGCAAATATCCTCTCAATAAAGTCATAGGAGCTCGTTTCTGGATGATGCAG GCAAGATTGCTGGTTTCTTTCTATCCTTTTTTGCCTAGGCCTTGA
- the LOC131168714 gene encoding negative regulator of systemic acquired resistance SNI1 isoform X1: MEDSINGRRCGSARGGIEENVLAILDATDSKDTQDANDDRIAFIEAVRAASIDRDDGAPPTNKMYEAVFQIMRVGKSLELIMESFRLLNELDERFPRVYLSNTGASGSSELVVVEEAWSPFVFNLDITYGEKESAGKSSGGTFDSSVFHLLIQDLVEIVNEKGLQTLEIRSLGKMLLFHYLINVLEGDFVPRNKAYKETMNWMLLRESLLCMLLSSRRVNYKSLMKDCLSIMCGLCQFSSELSDPKPSDSSVANPSQNVNPAIAIAIPEVRSSTCTAIQKLLTIIMELDVSRKKADAQGCTTRVDGVRTPLVEIILDELTYDRDMLSQFFEIFNEPKWKLEIILQFFSKYVAKPSVRTRRSNGPTEDDGTFTGVLKGFSNITSTKNITKKISIDVVQILLAHAFQQQGDFAFWKRSNIYSSKYPLNKVIGARFWMMQPNGKYLRRLVLHFARRPYHCNRWSLFMQARLLVSFYPFLPRP; encoded by the exons ATGGAAGACTCTATCAACGGTAGAAGATGCGGCAGTGCCAGGGGAGGCATCGAAGAGAACGTTTTAGCTATCCTCGACGCCACCGATTCCAAAGACACTCAAGACGCCAACGACGACA GGATTGCTTTTATAGAAGCTGTTCGCGCTGCTTCTATTGATCGGGATGATGGAGCTCCTCCAACcaa CAAAATGTACGAGGCCGTTTTCCAAATTATGAGGGTAGGGAAGTCTCTGGAATTGATTATGGAAAGTTTTCGGCTTTTGAATGAGCTAGATGAG CGTTTCCCACGAGTTTATTTATCAAATACAGGCGCATCAGGGTCATCTGAGCTAGTGGTGGTTGAAGAG GCTTGGTCGCCATTTGTTTTTAATTTGGATATTACTTATGGCGAAAAAGAATCTGCTGGAAAAAGCTCTGGTGGAACATTTGACTCATCG gttttccatctgtTAATACAGGATCTTGTTGAAATTGTCAATGAAAAAGGCCTTCAAACATTGGAAATAAGG TCCCTGGGGAAGATGTTGCTGTTTCATTATCTTATCAATGTCCTTGAAGGAGATTTTGTACCACGTAACAAAGCTTATAAAG AAACCATGAATTGGATGCTTCTAAGAGAGTCCTTGCTCTGCATGCTTCTG AGTTCAAGAAGAGTAAACTACAAATCTCTAATGAAGGATTGCTTGTCCATTATGTGTGGACTTTGTCAATTTTCTTCTGAATTGAGTGATCCGAAACCTTCTGATAGTTCTGTGGCAAATCCATCTCAAAATGTTAATCCTGCTATAGCAATTGCTATACCTGAAGTGAGAAGCAGCACTTGTACTGCTATTCAGAAGCTTCTGACAATT ATTATGGAGCTTGATGTGTCGAGAAAGAAAGCAGATGCCCAAGGTTGTACCACCAGAGTTGATGGTGTGAG AACCCCTCTGGTTGAGATAATTCTAGATGAGTTGACTTATGATAGAGATATGCTTTCCCAATTTTTTGAG ATTTTTAATGAACCAAAATGGAAGTTGGAAATCATTTTGCAGTTTTTTTCAAAATACGTTGCTAAG CCTTCTGTTCGCACTCGGAGGTCTAATGGTCCAACAGAAGATGATGGGACTTTCACTGGGGTTTTGAAGGGCTTTTCAAACATCACTAGCACCAAGAACATTACTAAAAAGATCAGTATAGATGTAGTTCAGATACTTTTGGCACATGCTTTTCAG CAGCAAGGAGATTTTGCCTTTTGGAAAAGAAGCAATATTTACAGCAGCAAATATCCTCTCAATAAAGTCATAGGAGCTCGTTTCTGGATGATGCAG CCAAATGGCAAATACTTGAGACGTCTTGTATTGCATTTTGCACGGAGGCCATACCATTGTAACCGATGGTCATTGTTTATGCAGGCAAGATTGCTGGTTTCTTTCTATCCTTTTTTGCCTAGGCCTTGA